A single window of Mugil cephalus isolate CIBA_MC_2020 chromosome 1, CIBA_Mcephalus_1.1, whole genome shotgun sequence DNA harbors:
- the myt1b gene encoding myelin transcription factor 1 isoform X2, which produces MVMSRPIPRLHSYGSTAAAWDQAMKDGGFSEKENEFRGELVNQRWTRGERTSNRCQASQRLQSRRPIMMSVEGDDKRTRTRSKGIRVPIELVGQELSCPTPGCNGSGHISGRYSRHRSILGCPIARKRRLEEAEAEQEQEQEQEAERPASKRKSHPLKLALDEGFSAESDASSEAEGEGDKDGEKTEEGKKGEEQEEEEEEEKEESDAGVEEVEEEMTEDVTQDGQTNGPEEETQQKEEEEECVIIEPEPRAAAAAASAAAASPAEEREPPSQSAEEVANSLLHLGNMTPSVSAQQPVAMETEEDVTAVDARGEGADEEHGDRVDEREGEEEEDASVLQREVEEEEEQRKDSSHSEGVQRQQIKGDEEEEEEQEQEGTVEPPQQRQDAPAAEEEEEEEEEEEEEEKEEEEHRDHVLPLSDVPTAIRTITSTAAAQGTHIKTEDHRASPPEDYNSHRASPLENYNRASPLHKYDSHKPGSLHNYMTGPPLSFSCHRASPLEDYFPIPRGEGYKTGHKASSSASPDVIEVRSDRSEEKDFEDADGDDERDDEDSLSQRSAVTDESEMFDMTRGNLGLLEQAIALKAEQVKPAGPRELLRAPDIHHQRYFTMEDRPKHLDVIRKSYFSKESSRPEKREIKCPTPGCDGTGHVTGLYPHHRSLSGCPHKDRIPPEILAMHENVLKCPTPGCTGQGHVNSNRNTHRSLSGCPIAAAEKLSKGHEKQPLPHLGGEHLKGSPNDRVLSPALTSSPSPPDRPMCFVKQLDVPQYGSYRPNMGPSTPRANLAKELEKYSKVSFDYASFDAQVFGKRTLAPKMPTSETSPKAFKTKPSFPKSSSSPPPSLGLHGYGKSSSLAYDYSHDAEAAHMAATAILNLSTRCWEKPENLSTKPQNKEMDIEVDENGTLDLSMKKPIKREGSLSGTSPGVRSPDPSSSSSSLHHGGSGMTSPNVHSYKQEDWEGPLDYTKPNRQREEEMDEMEHTGQSYVSSDPEDCDMMQDMMEERKYPGEVTTPSFKVKFQPKDSKKELLSCPTPGCDGSGHITGNYASHRSLSGCPLADKSLRSLMAAHTPELKCPTPGCDGSGHITGNYASHRSLSGCPRAKKSGIKTPTKDNQEDSELLKCPVPGCDSLGHISGKYATHRSAYGCPLAARRQKEGLLNGTPFNWKAFKTEGPTCPTPGCDGSGHANGSFLTHRSLSGCPRALYAKKKAKFPTEDYLSTKFRASDVLDNDEDIKQLNREINDLNESNNEMEADMVNLQTQISSMEKNLKTIEHENKMIEEQNEALFMELSGLSRALIRSLANIRLPHMEPITEQNFDSYVSTLTDMYTNKDCFQSPENKALLESINKAVKGIKV; this is translated from the exons AAAATGAGTTCCGGGGCGAGCTGGTGAACCAGCGGTGGACACGAGGCGAGAGGACCAGCAACCGCTGTCAGGCCTCCCAGAGACTGCAGAGCCGTCGACCAATCATG aTGAGTGTAGAAGGTGACGACAAGCGAACCCGCACTCGGTCCAAGGGAATCAGAG TTCCTATTGAGCTTGTTGGACAAGAGCTGAG CTGCCCCACCCCTGGATGCAATGGCTCCGGCCATATCAGTGGGAGATACTCACGACACAGAAG CATCCTGGGCTGCCCCATAGCGAGAAAGCGACGCCTCGAGGAAGCAGAGGccgagcaggagcaggagcaggagcaggaagcGGAGCGTCCCGCCTCCAAGAGGAAGTCCCACCCCCTGAAACTGGCCCTGGACGAGGGCTTCAGCGCCGAGAGCGACGCCAGCAGCGAGGCCGAGGGCGAGGGGGACAAGGACggggagaaaacagaggagggcaagaagggggaggagcaggaggaggaggaggaggaggaaaaggaggagagcgATGCGGGcgtagaggaggtggaggaggagatgacgGAGGACGTCACACAGGACGGACAGACAAACGGACCAGAGGAGGAGACGCAGCAGAAGGAGGAAG aggaaGAGTGTGTGATCATCGAGCCTGaacccagagcagcagcagcggcagcatcAGCGGCGGCGGCGTCGCCGGCCGAGGAGCGCGAGCCTCCCTCGCAGAGCGCCGAGGAGGTGGCCAACTCTCTCCTCCACCTGGGCAACATGACTCCAAGCGTGTCCGCTCAGCagcctgttgccatggagacggaggaggacgtCACCGCGGTGGACGCTCGGGGCGAGGGAGCGGACGAGGAGCATGGGGACCGCGTTGAcgagagggaaggagaagaggaggaggacgcgtCCGTCCtgcagagggaggtggaggaggaggaggagcagcgcaAGGACTCGAGCCACAGCGAAGGCGTCCAACGCCAACAGATCAAAggtgacgaggaggaggaggaggagcaggagcaggaggggaCGGTAGAGCCACCACAGCAGAGGCAGGACgctccagcagcagaagaagaagaggaagaagaggaggaggaggaggaggaggagaaggaggaagaggagcacagggACCATGTTCTGCCACTTTCTGATGTGCCAACTGCCATCCGCACCATCACCAGCACCGCAGCAGCTCAGGGAACTCACATCAAGACAGAAGACCACAGGGCCAGTCCTCCGGAGGACTACAACTCACACAGGGCCAGTCCCCTGGAGAACTATAACAGAGCCAGCCCCCTCCACAAATACGACTCTCACAAGCCGGGCTCGCTACACAACTACATGACCGGTCCCCCGCTCAGCTTCAGCTGCCACAGGGCCAGTCCGCTGGAGGACTACTTCCCCATCCCCAGAGGCGAGGGCTACAAAACGGGCCACAAGGCCTCGTCCTCGGCCTCGCCGGACGTCATCGAGGTGCGGTCGGACCGGTCGGAGGAGAAGGACTTCGAGGACGCGGACGGGGACGACGAGCGCGACGACGAGGACAGCCTGTCGCAGCGCTCCGCGGTGACGGACGAGTCGGAGATGTTCGACATGACCCGCGGGAACCTGGGCCTGCTGGAGCAGGCCATCGCCCTGAAGGCGGAGCAGGTGAAGCCGGCCGGGCCCAGGGAGCTGCTCCGCGCCCCGGACATCCACCACCAGCGCTACTTCACCATGGAGGACAGGCCCAAGCACCTGGACGTCATCCGCAAGAGCTACTTCAGCAAAG AGAGCTCTAGGCCCGAGAAGAGGGAAATCAAGTGTCCGACGCCGGGTTGTGATGGAACGGGTCACGTGACCGGTCTTTACCCCCACCACCGCAGCCTGTCAGGCTGTCCGCACAAGGACAGGATCCCCCCCGAGA TTCTGGCCATGCACGAGAACGTCCTGAAGTGTCCGACCCCCGGCTGCACCGGCCAGGGCCACGTCAACAGCAACCGCAACACGCACCGCAG TTTGTCTGGTTGCCCCATCGCTGCTGCAGAGAAACTGTCCAAGGGCCACGAGAAGCAGCCCCTCCCTCATCTCGGCGGCGAGCACCTCAAGGGAAGCCCCAACGACAGAGTGCTGAG CCCCGCCCtgacctcctctccctctccccccgaCAGGCCCATGTGCTTCGTGAAGCAGCTGGACGTGCCCCAGTACGGCAGCTACCGGCCCAACATGGGGCCGTCCACGCCTCGCGCCAACCTGGCCAAGGAGCTGGAGAAGTACTCCAAGGTGTCCTTCGATTATGCAAGCTTCGACGCCCAAGTGTTCGGGAAGCGCACGCTTGCTCCAAAGATGCCCACCAGCGAAACCTCACCCAAAGCCTTCAAAA CCAAGCCCTCGTTCCCCAAGTCGTCGTCGTCGCCGCCGCCCAGCCTCGGTCTCCACGGTTACGGGAAGAGCTCCTCCCTGGCCTACGATTACTCCCACGACGCCGAAGCTGCTCACATGGCCGCCACTGCCATCCTCAACCTGTCCACCCGCTGCTGGGAGAAGCCCGAGAACCTCAGCACCAAACCCCAGAACAAG GAGATGGACATAGAGGTGGACGAGAACGGCACCCTGGACCTGAGCATGAAGAAGCCCATTAAACGCGAGGGCAGTCTGTCCGGCACCAGCCCCGGGGTTCGGTCGCCCgacccgtcctcctcctcgtcctcgctgCACCACGGCGGCAGCGGGATGACGTCGCCCAACGTGCACAGCTACAAGCAGGAGGACTGGGAGGGGCCGCTGGACTACACCAAACCCAACCGccaaagagaggaggaaatggacGAG ATGGAGCACACGGGCCAGTCGTACGTCTCGTCCGACCCGGAGGACTGTGACATGATGCAGGACatgatggaggagaggaagtaCCCGGGAGAGGTCACCACCCCGAGCTTCAAGGTCAAGTTCCAGCCCAAGGACAGCAAGAAGGAGCTGCTCTC GTGTCCCACACCGGGCTGTGACGGCAGCGGCCACATCACAGGAAACTACGCGTCCCATCGCAG tctgtctgggTGTCCTCTCGCTGATAAGAGCCTTCGGTCCCTCATGGCGGCCCACACCCCTGAACTCAA ATGCCCGACGCCCGGATGTGACGGCTCCGGTCACATCACAGGAAACTACGCGTCTCACAGAAG tctctCTGGGTGCCCGCGTGCCAAGAAAAGTGGAATTAAAACTCCTACCAAGGACAACCAGGAGGACTCCGAGCTTTTAAA gtGTCCGGTGCCGGGCTGCGACAGCCTGGGCCACATCAGCGGGAAGTACGCGACGCACCGCAGCGCCTACGGGTGTCCGCTGGCCGCCCGCAGGCAGAAGGAGGGGCTCCTGAACGGGACGCCCTTCAACTGGAAGGCCTTCAAGACAGAGGGGCCCACCTGCCCCACCCCGGGGTGCGACGGCTCCGGACACGCCAACGGAAGCTTCCTCACACACCGCAG CCTCTCAGGATGCCCCAGAGCCTTGTACGCCAAGAAGAAGGCCAAGTTCCCCACAGAAGATTACCTGAGCACCAAGTTCAGAGCCAGCGACg tTTTGGACAACGACGAGGACATCAAGCAGCTCAACAGAGAGATCAACGACCTCAACGAATCCAACAACGAGATGGAGGCCGACATGGTCAACCTGCAGACTCAG ATCTCGTCCATGGAGAAGAACCTGAAGACCATCGAGCACGAGAACAAGATGATCGAGGAGCAGAACGAGGCCCTGTTCATGGAGCTGTCGGGTCTGAGCCGCGCCCTGATCCGCAGCCTGGCCAACATCCGCCTGCCGCACATG GAGCCGATCACCGAGCAGAACTTCGACAGCTACGTGAGCACCTTGACCGACATGTACACCAACAAGGACTGTTTCCAGAGCCCCGAGAACAAGGCCCTGCTGGAGAGCATCAACAAAGCCGTGAAGGGCATCAAAGTCTGA